Part of the Mya arenaria isolate MELC-2E11 chromosome 8, ASM2691426v1 genome, GATCATATAAGTTGCAATTGCTTTCAGCAAGGCAGCTTGCATCTCAGAAACGAAATGGAAGAAAAACACCGCATATATACACCTATCCATCATTTCTGCTTCTTCTGCAGGCTCGGGAGTATTCATATCTCCGAAGGGTGTTCTTGAAGGAACAGGGTCTATTGGCTTTTGTCTGATCATTTGGGCAGCTTGCGGCATGGTGTCAACCTTGGGTAAGTTGCAAAATACTTGAATAAAGACaggcatatatttttataaaactacAAGTTTATATGCAagtacatactatataaaaattaaattgggCTCAATCCGCAAAGTTACCCTTTTGCTTTAGCAAACAATGGCGACCCCGACAGCTAATGACATCTGCTATTTCAATACTTATAGGGACCATGTTTATTGTCTTGTGTTCCTCCAAAACTAAACCCAATTAGCATTACAGAATTTAGAAACAATTAAATCTGTGTCTTTTTCTTCAGAATAGCTTTTATTGATCCTGTTCTCAAAACTGATATTATATTCACTATACTATGACCTTTGAAACACTATACTGTGACCTTTCAAACACTATACTGTGATCTTTCAAACACTATACTGTGACCTTTCAAACACTATAATATGACCTTTGAAACACTATAATATGACCTTTGAAACACTATAATGTGACCTTTGAAACACTATACTGTGACCTTTCAAACACTATACTGTGACCTTTCAAACACTATACTGTGACCTTTCAAACACTATACTGTGACCTTTCAAACACTATAATGTGACCTTTCAAACACTATACTGTGACCTTTCAAACACTATAATATGACCTTTCAAACACTATAATATGACCTTTCAGACACTATACTGTGACCTTTCAAACACTATAATGTGACCTTTCAAACACTATACTGTGACCTTTCAGACACTATAATATGACCTTTGAAACACTATAATATGACCTTTGAAACACTATAATGTGACCTTTCAAACACTATACTGTGACCTTTCAAACACTATACTGTGACCTTTCAGACACTATACTGTGACCTTTCAAACACTATAATGTGACCTTTCAAACACTATACTGTGACCTTTCAGACACTATACTGTGACCTTTCAAACACTATAATATGACCTTTGAAACACTATAATGTGACCTTTCAAACACTATACTGTGACCTTTCAAACACTATAATATGACCTTTGAAACACTATACTGTGACCTTTCAAACACTATACTGTGACCTTTAAGACACTATACTGTGACCTTTCAAACATTGTAATGTGACCTTTCAAACACTATAATCTGACCTTTCAAACACTGTGACCTTGTTGAAACGACCTAAAGCAAGACAAATTATTTTCTAGGATTTGAACAAATCTTTATAgtttacaaaacaacacaattattCGGCAGTTTTGTCTTTTCAAGGTGCCCTTTCATACGCTGAGCTAGGGACGTCTATCCCCCGATCTGGAGGGGAGCATGCCTATCTGATGTATATCTTTGGTAGTGGGACTCGTCGCATTGGCACTTTGGTCGCTTTCCTGTATGATTGGGTACGTCGCAAGCCTTGCAGCCCCAAGATTACCACGTCATGCGAtactgtttaaagctgcactctcacagattggacgttttgacaactttttttattttttgtcttggaacgagccaatttttgcgaaaaaaccatgaaaaccagttatataagaccgttgacaaagtatttaatcgcatatttttatatttaagtttaaaaatggacgttttatgcatttttcttaaaccgttagtaacggtttaagcaataaaacattaactttcgaaaggaaatataaaatctacgatctgatttttgtcagcaatcaaatatcattggtttgcagatatttacgcaaaaatttgctcttttcaagacaaaaaataaaaaagttgtaaaaatggtatatctggaagagtgcagctttagtaTTAAAATCTTTCTGTCTTACTTTTTGGCAACGGCTACTTTTCTTAAATTGAGGTGAATATTTCTGTCAATGCAGTCATTTCTTTACCATTCACATTATGATATAATCAGTTTTGACTCGATAATAAGGGTGATATTGGTTATTACCAATTATTGAGAAATTACAATATGCTTCAgttgtaatttgttttaaaaggtaGTGCATATGTACTCGTTGTTTTCGCTTGTGAAAATAACCATTGCGAATATAAAATACTGCCATTTAACAAGCTGCCTGTGTCAGATTTGGTTGTTGgatttttcactttttgtctATATAGATCAATCAACTTAACTTTCAAGTTGACATTTCAAGTTTAATACCATTTCATTCCAGGTAGGAATTTTCATTTTGCGACCAGTCATGTTCAGTGTGATGACCCTGTCGCTCGGTACATACCTGGTGAAACCTTTCTTTCCCACGTGCACAGAACCTCCAGATCTTCCGGTCAAACTTTTCACTATCCTTGCTAGTTGTACGTTGTTTTAAATGGTATATGTACGTAATTTTAGTAAGGTTAATGTGACTTTAAGTCATAGACATATCACATACCACCCTGATATACATTATAGACATTGCAGGTTTTATACGCATGCATAGTTTTGAGAAACAGACTTCATGGCCAGGTTTCGGCGGCAGCTTTTTCACTCAACCACTAAAACGTAGAAATAACTGTTCAGTGTCTCAAAATTATCGagaacacaataaaacattgatgaGTGTCCAGGGTCGTAttcaataatgcaccagtcaattgtaagcacgccccctcccccaggtccggggaatagtggggactttgactttcggtccagctaaccccgggtaaaatccccgctgtgcggggacgaacagatggtaaaatccccgccaaatgccctcgCAACCCAGGGACCcaaggtaaggcccattccccgctatattttgcgcgaagacaaaaccaccgcattcacccggcactgcggggccacctgaaaggtaaaaacacggcccatttccccggctatccccggtataccctcggacctggggggggggggggcgtggttacaactgaaTAGTGCATAAGCATCCTAGTGAAAATTTACAACTTAGAGagaatttcttaatttttgacatttatgttcttgtatatTATGAACAATTAATGTTCTataggggccgtattcaataagcagcTTAGTGAATGTAttcaacttagtgagaatttcgtaatttttTAACAAAGATTCTTTTAAATTCCCGCTctttttcatcagatttattcacatgcatatattgtttgGACCATGTCTTGCTTATGTTCATGCTTTTGGTGTACAAACACTGTTTGtattcttaaaattcaaattataaaaacgGCATTTTTTCACTAAGTTCATGATTTTTACTAAGATGCtgattgaatacggcccctggacTCGTACTCAATAACAGCTTGCGTCTGAGTATGGGACTCGGGCTTAGAAAAGGTGAatcttaaaagtttaaaaagctTTTGATAACACTCCCTTTGACGGAAGGTGTGTGATTGATAGTAGAACAGTTATTTGAAATCGATAGagctttttattttacaattttgctTTCGCAAAAGTGGTTTTTAAACGATATTAAAAATTGCAGTTTTGAATCTTGAGTGTAAAAAATTAGATTCAAAATGAcagtgaatatgggccctgaTGACTGCAAGTAATTGTGTATAGATAGTTTATTCACTATAAGCTTAAAGCCAATgagtaatacatatttcaaacgataatatagagaataaaacatttccggTATGCACAATGATAATACTTTTCTTacaattttcatcaatttctatatcagacacatatatattttcaaaacgattaaaaattgaatgtgaGATGATGCAATCCAATACAATTTTcaactgaatatatatatatcattttcaacaataaattTACAAGTGAGAATGTTAATTTGGTTGAATAATGATTTATAGAAGCATTGCCTTATTCGAGAAATTTTTAAGATATCCATGTATACAACTTGGTTTCAGCCTTTCTTGCAGCCATCAATATGTACAGTGTGAAAATGGCCACGATGCTCCAGAATATCACAACTGTTACTAAGCTTGTAGCCATTAGCGTCATAACAATAGGAGGACTGTATACGATTTGTTCAGGTTTGTAACAATAGCTTTagatttatattttgcaaaaatcattttgctccatattgatatttaataaaagtatacCGGATATTTCacctttttgtgtgtttgtcaTTTGAAAACGTGGACATCGGGaagataaacatagcaaatgtatttttatgattCCCCCAAAACACCCTATAAAGTACTTTTTGCATGAACATCAAAGTTTCAACATCTTCCTTAACAAAATATCTTCGGTTCGAATCGAAATTATCTTAAGTTCAACACTATGGTTTTGTGCGTTTATACTACGGAAATGACACCGTGGaataagaaaaaacacacactaataTTATGAGTGCGTAAACGGCATTGTGTTACACATCCTGTTTATGCTGATTTTAGCAGTATAATATAATATCACCCATTTCATGTCTTTTCTGTTTTGTTCGCCAAATTTGTTTCTTCAAATGATATAGAAGTCCAAGGCCTTAAAAGAGtggtttaaatgttaacattttaagcAGTTAAAGCACTTATTTCAGATGGTTTCTTCAAAAGAAAATGTCATTCAAGACatcattgtataatataaagtttatatcgAAGTGTTTTCAACCTCAATTTTTTCTGCTTTTGAATATAGCCTTAAGCAAAAACGTTTGCAAACTCAATAATGCATGTAGGTGTTTTATATATTAcgttataaaataatgcaaatatagGCCATTTTAGGTATCGTGTGATATCTGTACTGCATTAATATTTCTgcgtatgtattttttttattgaaactaagAGCATTATTGGCCAGCGAATGTCATGATCAAAACAATTCTTCCACGCTATAGTCATGCCGACGGCACAAGTTGGCATTTAAACTTTTGAGTGGTCTTTATCGTTATGGCTAGataacatttttgtacattttcagTTGAAAGATATTACcgtgtgtattgttatgttcatattttcCCCATTTATTGccagtttatcatacatttgtttttacttgGAAACAACTTTGACATATCTATTTTTCGAGTTTGATTCAGGATTTCATTTAGCAATGTCGAGTTATCTTTGCTTTAATTCATCTGATTTTGTTCGTTCTGACACTGCCATGTTTTGACCCTTCTTTCTTACACTGCTTTTAACCGATCTGTTTTGTCACTACTATTTTGACCTTGCTATGTTCTGACCTTGCTATGTTTTGACCTTGCTATGTTCTGACCTTGCTATGTTTTGGCCTTGCTATGTTCTGACCTTGCTATGTTCTGACCTTGCTATGTTTTTACCTTGCTATGTTCTGACCTTGCTATGTTTTGACCTTGCTATGTTTTGACTTTGCTATGTTCTGACCTTGCTATGTTCTGACCTTGCTATGTTTTTACCTTGCTATGTTCTGACCTTGCTATGTTCTGACCTTGCTATGTTCTGACCTTGCTATGTTTTGACCTTGATATGTTTTGACATTGATATATGTTGACCTTGAGATATGTTGACCTTGCTGTGTGTTTACCTTGCTTTGTTTTGACCATGTTATATATGACACGGATGAATTTTGACACAGTGACTGCTGTTTTTACCCAGCTATGTTTTAACACTGCTGTTTTGACACTTCTGTTATGAACTTGTTATATTTTGACACTGCTATTTTTGAGTCTGCTTTTTACCCACTGCTGTTTTTGAAGTATTATGTATTGAACATGTTTACTCTTCTTTGGTTTgaaattgatatatgttttgaacATGCATTATTTTGgccatgttattttttttaacatattatgaTTCAAACATGCACTGTTTGGACCATGCCAAAAGTTGAATGGTTGAGTACATTGACTTGGAGATTTACACATGCTATGCTTTGACCATGTTTTGCCTTCTCTATGCTTCAGGACAAACTGAGTATATCAGTGACGGGTTCCAGGGTACGAGAAAAGATCCCTCTCTCATGGCCATTGCATTCTACAACGGCCTCTGGGCTTATGACGGCTGGTATATCCCTACAACACAAGCATCTGTTgataaatgatttcattataTGAATAACTTTGGCGTTTGACCAAATTATTTCTGTAGGCAGCCTTCATATGCTTTCGTCATAAGTCAGTTGTTCTGtatcaatatttcaacaatgatatgtgtgtatgtttctttcaaataagtcgtgtgttatgtttgtttataatatgatgcctatgtcttaatgtgttaccttctttaaataaagtttttattattattattattattattattattattattattattattattattattattattatataactgTTTCTGTCGATAATTGTTGCATCTTGATTCCATAAACGGCTTTATATTTTTCACAGGAACAATCTGAATTTCATAACAGAAGAACTGAAAAATCCTGAGAAGTGAGTACAATGATTTTACATAGaatctgattttgttttaatattaaatttgtttgaataatagtTTTTAATTGCAATACATATGATTACCTTGCAAAGCGGTTATACCGTCATTTATTTCTCAAGCTATTCTaatgcatgtgtggtctgtttgtaaAACACGTACGTGTTGTGTCTCTTTTGCCCTGTGCTTGTGCCTTTAAATAGACTTACAGCCCCTATAACAGTTAGACGACATGAAGTAAAAtgcttaatgattaaaaataggCGGATCGAGCTAGCAAATATTATTACTTCAGGTTATCTAACTGGCTTAGAATGCAACCTCTTGTCTGATACATTGttaacgcaaaatctgacgcaagGAGAGTGTTTCGGTTGAGTGACAGTAGGCGGtctcttaaaggcctagtttaagcctctTATAAGTGGCCCCcccactccccccccccccaaaaaaaacaaaaaaaacaacaacaacaacaataacaaacaaacatgtatttgtacacaacctctgttaattgattttaatctaattgcctaattgtcttatcagatctccgatctgagtatcctgctgtgcagttttggatgttttattataaaaatggacccttaatggccatgagccaataaacgaatacacaggataTTGGCCCGTACGGTGACACCAGTGCAAgtagcagaagatgcacagcaggggattatcatgccaaacattccttaaactaggcctttaaacacTCGCGCAACTGAAatgcttaatgattaagtctagcACTTAATTTATgcatatctgcaatttcattgtctaCAAGTGCAGGTTGTATTCTGAGTCgctttaattgtattattgtaaccAGGTCGCTACAATTTGATCGTCCAAATAAAGGTATGTTGAACAAGATATTTGTTTCAGAAATCTCCCTCGGGCTATCATGTTGGGTATCCCATTAGTTACGTTTGCATACGTTTGTGCCAACGTGGGTTTCTTCGCAGTCATGTCAAGGGAAGAAATACTGCTTTCCAGAGCTGTCGCAGTGGTATGTTTCCATTTGTTGTATAGTTcgttttgtgaatattttctGATTGGTGTGTAGGgcgttgttgctgtttttgagATCAAATTATCAGTGAAAACTTTCGTTAGGTCTTGAACCTTAAGACCTTA contains:
- the LOC128244684 gene encoding b(0,+)-type amino acid transporter 1-like; this translates as MEPNNPKMKKSVGLVSGIALIVGTMIGSGVFISPKGVLEGTGSIGFCLIIWAACGMVSTLGALSYAELGTSIPRSGGEHAYLMYIFGSGTRRIGTLVAFLYDWVGIFILRPVMFSVMTLSLGTYLVKPFFPTCTEPPDLPVKLFTILASSFLAAINMYSVKMATMLQNITTVTKLVAISVITIGGLYTICSGQTEYISDGFQGTRKDPSLMAIAFYNGLWAYDGWNNLNFITEELKNPEKNLPRAIMLGIPLVTFAYVCANVGFFAVMSREEILLSRAVAVGWADSMLGVMAWIMPVFVVLSCLGSANGVMFATGRLCFASARDGHFPTILSYIHVKRLTPVPSIAFTLLMSILVIIPSDLTTLIDFYGFCIWLAYGVTVFALLVLRYTEPKLSRPYKVPIFVPIFVLLMSIYLVISPIIQTGRLTFFYAILFIFSGVFVYFPFIYFGRKIPQLEHVYRFLQILFEVVPPKNHND